The stretch of DNA TGGTGCATAGACAGGGCAAACACAAACGAGTCCTTGGCAATCTAGAAATCCTGTGAATGGCTCCAGCTTCCCTGGAGGGGTGGGAAGTTTCTGAGAAACATCCCACAGagctcttctgcttctcttctcaAAGACTGCTTGGAAAATGGTGCCAGAGTTTTGCtttgcctcctgctctgctgaaaaGAGATGCCACACATGACCTCACTACTCCTCAGCTGAGGATAAAAAGCCGTACCCAGTTCTGAAGGTGCTGTTTCCTATAAACTGAGTATGTCCGGAAAGCCTTCTGACAAGCCTTCCAAGTACTCAAGCACTAGGTAATGGGACCAAGAGGAGAACTGAAAATGTGACACTTGCTatacttcttttatttcagtcctCCAGGGTCAAAGGCCACTTGCATTGTTAAGGGCTAAACTCCATCAGTTCTCTCCCTGGACTAAAGGCCCAGTGCAGCCATGGGACAAGGTGGTGTTTACACAAAGCACAGGAGAAATGAGGACAGCAGGAAATACAAGGGTAAGTGAAACTAGTTTCAGAAGGGACTGGAAAGCAGAGCTTAGCAGGCAGACTATCGCTATTCAGAAACAAAGTTGTCATTTTGAGAGTCTTGTCTCGTAACTGATACATGTATCCGAGTTATTTTCCCTGTTATGAGAAGCaacgcttttttttttgtggtttggttttttgttttttttttttgttcccccaGCAAGCATCATGCAGAGCTGCTACTTTTGCCTTTCAGGAGGGACACCCACCCTGTGGCTTGCTCCCAGCACTTCCCTGGGGTGTGTTGTCTCCATCCTGACCCCCTTGGGGCTACGAGAGTCACAGCCTGTGGGACTGCCATCAGGCAGCCCTGCCGCCCTGGCCTGGATCTCTGACCCAACAGGGCTGTACTTTGGTGTCTCTATAGGTAGCACGCCTGTGATGTAAAGCTTTAGTGGTGCTGTTATATGGGGAAACACCAGCAGCACTCAGCCCAGTTCTCTGCTTTTTGCTCAGCTGCCGTGTCCTCGCCGGCTCCCGGGAGCGTTTTCCCCCAGGAGAGGGCAGTGGAGCCCGCACACTCTTCCCGCTCCCCTCCCGCCGGCTGCGGGGAACTTCCACTCCCGCCGGTGTTACATCAAGAACGAAAGGGGCGAGCAGAGGTAGGACTTCCAGATTTAATACATCGGCTAGAAACCGTGTAAGGGAACATCAAGGAAATGTTCTGCACACTTAATACGAGAATGGGTTTTAGGCAAACAaatttgttgttgcttttatttgacTGGAAGTTTTCCCTGTCACACATACGTGTTTGCAGCCACACAAATTTAAACTAGTAACTTGCTGATTCCACACGGGTTTGTTTAATTCCTATAGCCCGAGTTAGAAAATGTTATTGACATTTAAATAACCCTTCAGGATGCTGCTAAGGGTCTCCTGAGCCAAATCCTCACAATAAAGTCATTTACTTGTTTCACATTTACAGGCATTCATCCTAAGACAACAAGCAGCCCTGGCTGAAAACAGCAGTGTGGTTTCAAGGTACTGTAATTAAGGGTAGACTGGGATGCCTTCTCCTCTACTCTTTAACCATCCCCTTCCCCTAGCATGCCAGCAGTCAGGCAGCTGTTTTCTGTAGGTTTGTGTTTACAGCAGGTTTCCCTGGCTGGGTACCAGGTTTCAGTGACCGGCCAGCACAGGCTGAGAGGCTGCATCAGGCCTGtgaggggcaggcagggtaTATTTAATGGAAGTGGCTTTTGCCTACAGCCAGGGAATCCAGCAGACACCCCTGGCAAAACAAAAGGCGTTAGTAAACCAGCATTTCTTCCTGTGAGGACATGACAAATCTCTCTCCCCCAGTGAAAAGGGGCAAATTTAGGAAACTCTAAAATCCAGCATTGGAGAGAAGAACTTCTCTTTTACGTGAAACATCAAAAACACACACCAACCCCAACCTGAATCTAGTCCAGACATCCCTTGCTGTTGTCAAAGGACAGGGTCACCCACCTCCTATCCAGGAACAAGTCCCTACTCCCAAGGGCACCTGCTGAGCCAGGGCTGCTTTAACATTCCTGAAAGCAGCAAGGTGCACAGTGGAAGTGGTAGGGTGCATTTCCCAAGCAGGCCTACTAGCATTGCTGCTGTTAGCACATGAGGTCGGTCAAGTTTTGCTACAAAAGCATAGTAACTCCCTGGACAGATGACTCCAATGTGTGCTGTTAAGCTGGTTAAATGGTATTGCTAGCTCCACAGATGATgagctgccttttcttcctcagccacACTCAAGCTCAAGTATGGAGGCAAGGacaattttatttctacagCTCCTGTCTCAGGTACTTGTGGTAGAGAGTGACCGCAGGAAAATATACACAGTGCAACATCTGCTAGTACCTGGTTAAAAGTGCAACTACAATAAACCCAAAGGGGGCTGGTTTCAAAGAAATTTGGAATAAAAGAGAAGTTCTGCCCTTCGGCTCTGAACCCTCCTCAGTCAGTGCTACATCCAGTCAGACATGTCATGCATGTATGAGGCACAGCTCCTTTCTTGGTGCGAGTGAGGCTTTGGCAATTTACACCAGCAATCTGTCTGTCATATGAAACCACGTGGTTTATAGGAACCACAGGAATCAGTAGGACTTTTTGCGTGTAACGCTCATTGACGTCAGTGCAAGTTGGACCGTCTAATACTCGGAGTCTGGTATAATCAGCCAAACGGGATCAAAGGCAAAAAGCACATGCAAAGCACTACAGCAAGAATATCTGTAAAGGGACCAGAAACATTTGAGTTTCATCTGTCAACATCTTCCTGAAGACCAAGCACTAACTACATTTCAATCTCACCCCGTACCAGATCCTGCTGCCATTAAGACAAAGGTCCTATTGAGATAAGTGACTTAATTGTCCCTGTAAAGGCTGGAAGTCAGACATAACTTACCCCATTCTTGAGAAGGCTTTTAAAGTTAACCAACAAAGTCAACTAACAGTAGTATTCCTTAGGTGAAGATAGCTAGGAGGtacattaaattttatttgtgtcAGTCTTCCATTGAGTCCTTCTCTGTGGTGGAAGAACATTAAATTCTCCAAGTTAGTTAAATGCTGGAATTGAGATGTGGGGAGGTTAAGGTGGGACGTGAAACCTTGGttcttctttctcctgtgtTCATTATGACTTAATGTCATCAGTGGGCACGTGATATTTTCATACAATACAGGAAGATGATGCAGAGTATCCCCAAACCCTGCGTCTGATACATCTGCGATGTTTTGCAGTAAAGAGGATCCTCTGCTTAGAGTCACCTGTTTCTCAAATTCATGTAAAGTAACTTGACCCACAGCACAACAGATTCcaatattttgttctttcataGTAGCGATTAGACCAATTATAGCTCAGCTGTAATGGAAAGGTACAACACAATTGCTCCTACTTCTCAGTCAGATTTCCCAGCACctgtctctctctgtctctctctgtcacaatttaacttttaaattgagatgggtttttaaaaattaaaatatctagAATCCTACTGAAATTGAGCACAAGCTTTCTTTCAACTAAATCTCCTATGCCAAACTATTGGCTGTACATTAAGTGCTAGGGAGGACGGGTAACAAAAACCTACGTTAAAAACCACTAGGtattatatataaacaaatactGTGCACACTTCCTCGATCACAGGTGAAGGAAAATATCTAGGTTTATCCCTACTATTCCTTAGCAAGTATGACAAATGCCCCTGAAATGTGTACTTTTTCAGGCATGCTCCTGTCTAGCCTGGGCTCTGCGGTGACCGGACAAGTAGCAAACCTGGAGCATCACTGAAGGCAGTgaaacaaaaagagaggaaCTGAGAGCGCCTTTCCCAGCTGGGGTGTGAGGTGTTGCATGGATAAAGAGGGGCCAGAGAGACAGACACCCTGTGACAGCCTTTGGGATCCCAGGCAGAGGTAAGTGCAGGCACTGTGAGGAACATGCCACGCTTCTGCAGCATGTGCTGTAACGTACTAAACCCCGTAAATACTGGTATATGTGGCTAAAACTGAAAGTGAAGAGTTTTTAGCCTTCCTGTGTATTCTCTGGCCTGACGATTTGGAACAGGAGTGTGCTTTTGTAGCGTCTCTCATATGTTGCCACGTTTTACTGCTGCTTAGGTTGtcaatgggattttttttctgcagaccATGGAAAAGGGGCCTTGCATGCTACAGACCATATGTGAGAGTTGCTTTCCTAAACGCAGGAATAAACAGCCATAAGCCGAAATATTCCTAAGTAATGAGATTAGTGACATGAGCATAGCATGGGatacagctttcaaaaataattacatctgACACCCTCATCAGCAAGAAGATGTAGGGGCTGCAAGCTTGGGAACAGCATATGAAAGACTGGCTTCTCCTGGGAAGGGAGGCACAAGGGAGGTTATTTTTAGttcttggggaggggggaggctaGAATTTAAGCACGCTCTGCTTCGATACCCTCATTATGGAGGAGAtcttggggaaagaaaagcaaaaccgGGAGTGGAAAcggtgctggggatggggccTCGGGAAGCTGTGGAACACGGCAGCGGAAGCAAGAGGCTGGTCCGCGCAGGGTGcgagcggcgggggggggcatGGAGGGGgcacccccgccgcccccccgtccccatccccgGCTGCGCCCGTCGGTACAATAACAACCCCCCGACGGCGGAGCGGGCGGTTCCGTTTGCGCGGCGGTATATATAGATCAGACACTTTCCAAAAAAAACAGCGACACGCTCGCTCCGCGCGGCGCCTCTTTCCACCCgtaattcagaaaaacaaaacaaaacaaaacaaaaattttattttttttaagaaaggagaAGCCGGATTCCGTGAATGCGGCTGTTTCTGACCCGCCGCCGCTCTGCGGTTACGGGCTGCTGAGAAAGTGAgcgggccccggcggggcggccccgggacctcctctgcttttccgagctttttaaaattttccgGAACGAGCCCTAAAAAGGGCAGGGGGGCGGGGCCGGATCCGCTCCTTTTTAGGACAAGGGCCCCGCCACCGGAATCCCCCCctgggcggcgcggcgggcggcggcggggcgctgccggcgcggcgggggctgagcgcggccggggcgggtcggggccgcccccgcggggcgcggagcgcggcggggagggggggggtcggggcgggcgcggggtgGCGGGTGCCGCACGCGGGCGCCCACGTGACCGCCAGGCCCCGTTCCTCAGTCCTTATATGGGCAGTGACGTCCCGGGCATTCAGGGGGCCCCCATAAATACTTACCGCCAGACTTGTCCTCCAGCGCGAGCTGCGGCGGGAGCGCGGCTCTCCCGGGGCACCGCGGGCACCGCACCGCCGCGACggggcggccgcccgcccgcccgcacATGCCTCCCCGCGCGCCGCGCCGGCTCCCCGCCGTCCCCCCGCGCCGGTAGTGGGAGGCTGGGGGAAGcgccccctcctctccccctccccgccccgagCGCGCACCGCCGGCCGGGAGCACCGctcccccggccgccccgccgcccccatGATGACCGCCAAGGCGGTGGACAAGATCCCGGTGACCCTCGGCGGGTTCGTGCACCAGCTCCCCGAGGGCATTTACCCCGCCGATGACATCTCCGCCGCGCTGCCAACTTCGGTCGCGATCTTCCCCAATGCCGACCTGGCGGGGCCGTTTGACCAGATGAGCGGTGTGGCCGGAGGTAAGCGGAGCCCGCGCAggtgcgggccgggccgcccgcagAGGGCGGCGGAGCCctggggcggcgggcgggcgggcggggggcggacTGGGACGGGGGCCGCggcctccccgccgcccggccggggTCCCCGGCGCCCCTCGCGGCAGCTCTGCCTCCGCGCCCGGCTCGGGGGAAAAGTTGCGGCGGGCGCGGAGCCCCCGCAGCCGGAGCGCAACATGTGcgcgccgcagccccgcgccgcgccgggccggggcgggcggcggccggagccgaggccggggccgggccgcccggcGGGTGGCGGCGCGGAAGGCTGACCGGCTCCTTTTCCCCCCCAGACGGCATGATCAACGTGGACATGGGCGACAAGCGGGCCCTGGACCTGCCCTACGGCGGCGGCTTCGCGCCCAACGCCCCGGCCTCCCGCAACCAGACCTTCACCTACATGGGCAAATTCTCCATCGACCCGCAGTACCCCGGCGCCGGCTGCTACCCCGAGGGCATCATCAATATCGTCAGCGCGGGGATCCTGCAGGGGGTCAGCACGCCCTCctccgccgcccccgccgccgcccccgccgccgcctcctccgcctcctcctcggccaccgccgcctccgccgcctccgccgcctcCCCCAACCCGCTGGCCGGGGCCCTCGGCTGCACCATGGCGCAGGGCCAGCCGGCCGACCTGGAGCACCTCTactcgccgccgccgccgccctaCTCGGGCTGCGGCGACCTGTACCCGCAGGACCCCTCCTCGGCCTTCCTGcccgccgccggcggcggggcgctgcctttccccccgccgccctcctACCCCTCCCCgaaggcggcggcggccgaCGGCGGGCTCTTCACCATGATCCCCGAGTACGGCGGCTTCTTCCCGCCGCCCCAGTGCCAGCGGGAGCTGCACGCCGGCCCCGACCGCaagcccttcccctgccccctcgACTCGCTCCGCGTCCCGCCGCCCCTCACGCCGCTCTCCACCATCCGCAACTTCACCATGGGGGCGCCCCCGGCGGGCGCCGCCCCCGGCAGCgctcccggcggcggcgggggcgagGGCGCGGGCGCCCGGCTGCCCGCCGGCGCCTACAGCCCGCACCACCTGCCGCTGCGGCCCATCCTGCGGCCCCGCAAGTACCCCAACCGGCCCAGCAAGACGCCGGTCCACGAGCGGCCCTACCCCTGCCCCGCCGAGGGCTGCGACCGCCGCTTCTCCCGCTCCGACGAGCTCACCCGGCACATCCGCATCCACACGGGCCACAAGCCCTTCCAGTGCCGCATCTGCATGCGGAACTTCAGCCGCAGCGACCACCTCACCACCCACATCCGCACGCACACCGGCGAGAAGCCCTTCGCCTGCGACTTCTGCGGCAGGAAGTTCGCCCGCTCCGACGAGAGGAAGCGGCACACCAAGATCCACCTGCGCCAGAAGGAGCGGAaaggagccgccgccgccgccgccggcgggtgcccgcagcccggcggcgggagcggcgccgCCACCCTGGCCCCCTGCGCGGCGCGGACGCGGACGCCCTGACGGCGCGGGGTGGGCAGGACCCAGCGCTGAGCCGCTGAGCCGCCGCcgagggcggcggggcgcggagccCGGCGGGGCGCGACGAGCACCTGGTGGCGCCGCGGGGCTCCCCCGGGCcggagcgggccgggccggatcgggccgggccgggccggccggtGTACATAGGGGCTGCGGCGGGAGGATGGATGCATGCAGTGCCGTCGTGGTGAGGTGTCCTTGGTGCCTTGTGTGGTGTAGAGCCCGGTCCCCTGTCTGCATGTGGGGGGTGCCTTACCGATCCGCTCCGACGACAGCGGCGACACCGAGACCGGAAAGTTTTCCCTCCCTGGTTTTAGTATGGCTGTACATTTCTGCCTATTaatattgggattttttttttttttagagactATATTTTTGTACGCACtggcttggggttttgtttttgtttttctttctggtgaCTTAAAAGTGTTACGTTTGTAGTAGGACTTGGGACGGGTTGTAAATACTCTGGCTGGAACCGACGCCCGTTGGCCGCCGGGACCCGGCGCGCAGCAGATAACCCGAATAATGCACAACCACTAACGGGagctggaaggagagagggTTTCTTTCTGGCCGCTCTGTAAATAAACTTTTCGACCATAGGGTAGGTGCTTACAACGTTTATAAAAGACGACAAATAAATCTCTTAATTATGCTAAATTGACAGCTTTATTTCCGTAGGTtccgccgcccggcccgggggaACGGGTGCCGCCCGCCCgtccccggggggctgcggggcagccGGGCCCGGGCACCTCGgagcgccccgccccgccccgcacGGCCGTGGCGCGGAAAACCAGCGGCCCCGGCGTAGAAGCGCTCGCTCTCGGGAGCGGGGATTCCCCTCGGAGACGACAGACGGGATAATATCAGCCCGGGGAGcggggtgggtttttttgactcgctttctgttttgttccgCGGTTACGGTCCGCCCCAGGCAGCCTCCCCGAGTGGGCTCCGCAAAAGCGGGTACGGCCGCCCCGCGGGGACAGCGGCTGCGGCGGCACCGGGCTGCGCGGGCGGCACCGCGCCCGTTCTTGGGGCTCCgcggggcccgggggcggcggcgctcACCCCCGCGGCACAGCCGGGCTTTTCCTGTTGAACCCATCTGGCCGCAACGGCGCtcttgtttttttggttttgggtgggtttttttaacctgttttgattattattttttaagcagtTATCCCGGCCTGGCCCCGCCAGGGCCCACCCTCGGGTCCTGCCGTCGGTGCAGGGCCGTACCGGTCCCGCGGGCTCACCCCGCTGACGCAGCGCCCCGGTACGGCCCGCACCGCACAGGCGAGCCGTGCGGGAGGGACCTCGCCGCTAACGCCACAGCCCGGTGCCGCAGGGAGCGGGGGCAAAGCCCTTGCCCGTGCCCTGGTGCAGGGTCGTGCTGTGCAAAGCGCCGGTGGCACCTGCTTCTGCCGTCCGGAACGGCCTGCTCCCTGTCTCCTCGAACGGGCACCGGCTCCTTGGGCAGCTGCGCTTTCCTTGGGAAAGGCGTTCAGCAGTAGTTGAAGCAATACGCCCGGTTTTGAGTTGGAGGTGAAGCAGGCTTCCAAAGCTGGGCATGGACCAGTCCTTGCAGGATGAAGCCACGCAACGACACCAGCTACAGAGCCGCCACACTCACCACCCCACCGCCCCTTAGCAGCACAAGTATGCCTTCGCCTTCCCTGCTGCATCTCTTGGCAGGTTGCAGCTTCATCTCCTGATGTCGTGTGCTCCTGGCCCCCAAAAGCAACCACAGCCTGCTGCCGGAGGGATGTCACGGGAGCGCAACCCCACAGGAGCCGGGGCCTCCCTGGTCGGCATCGGTGGGCTGCAGTACAGGCAGGTGGATGAGGTTCCAGTGCTCTCAGACTGCTGCGCTCCCAGAGGTACGGCCTCAGATAACTGCAGCTCCGCCGCAGCCAGAGCGTCGCGAGCAGAACTGGGATCTCAGCTAGCCAGGTGCACAATCCAAGGCTCCACTCGCACTCTCCAAACTACCCTCTGCAGCCATGCTACAAGATGAAAACCCCAGTCAAAAGCAAACTGTGATCAACAACATGGAAACTAAACCAGCTGAATTAAGGAAACTGCTGATGACTAGCATACAGCTACAAAAGAACCTTACATTGCGTACTGGTATCGGCAATCTTAAACCTGTGCCTTTGCCTTACAGTAACAGCCAGGTTTAAAAGTGGTGATACTGCATGTGCCTGGATTTGTCTACAGGCACCGGTGGAAGATTTGGGCGAGAACCGAGCGTTAAGCATCGCCTTGTGAAGAACGGCCACTCGCACCATTTGGACTGTTAGGCAAAAGAAACCTGCACTCTGTACCATACTTGGTTCCAGACTCTTGTACTTGTGAAGGAAGTAATGACTGGTCAGTGGTAAGATATCCTGTATTTATTCTATAACTCAGCAATAACAGTAATTTTGCTGTtgtgaaaacacaaaaaccagACTGCAGAGAGAAGGAACGGCATCATGGACTTAAACCTTCTGCTTACAGATATCCAGCACGTATGAAGTAAGTTTCAATTACTGAGTGAGCAAGAAGTTACACAAAGAGGCTTTTCTTTAATGCATCTCAGGTTTTGCTATTTCCCCCAGCTTTAATACCTTGATGCTaacaccaataaaaaaaaaaaaaaaaaaaagttttgccgCGGTTGTTAACAGCACTCCGCAGCATAAGGGACCATGCTGTCCTCTATGGAAAGATGCATTAAAGTCCTATCCCATTAAACATCTCGACTAGGTTTTgcacatggaggaaaaaaaattaaaaaccaagcagaaaGACCTAAGGGGAGGACAGAGCGGACGAGATAAAAATGTTCTCTGTCGcagtttgtttttccagtacAGCTGTTTGCATGCACCACGCTATCTTCTTTGTGGACTTTTGTAAAAGGATGATGGTCTTCATTAGCATCGGAGAGGGTTAGAAACGGGCTGTAACACAGGGAGGCATTGCGTTATACTTAATGACTACATTCGATACAGAATTGTTGCACATTAACTAATGCTAAGCTGCAGGGGAATTCCAGGAAAAACAGGTAAGCCAGCTGCAGAAATACCAGACACTTTAAAGTGCTGTAAGAATAAATGGAAATCGCCTGAAATAATTTCCAccattttttccttgcaaaagaATTAATCCATGCATGCATAATGCTGACTGTATTTTACACTCAttcttttgcaggaaaaaaaaaaccaaccaaaaaaaaaaggcaatgccGTATCAgaatcatttaaaaattcaCACAATTCACACATACAAGCCACTGTACAGGAAAAACAAGTCtgcttttataaatacacaaagaaaaattaaagccaGTTGTGGAATGATTTCTGGAGCAGGTTGGTACATCGCTTAGGAAGTTGGTCAGTCGTGTTTATTATTCAAATTCCCACGTTGTGACCAAGCAGGCCAAGGCTGCCCCGGTCTGGGTCTGGGGTACGAAGTGTGCGTTGGGATGAAGAGGCACGAGACCAGTCCCTGCAGTGCAGATGGAGTATTTCACCTACAGAAAGTTTCTCCCTTGTTAGAAAGACCGCATCCCCTGCCGTGGACAAACCACATCTCCAGACTGCTTCCATCATAGCAAGGCAAAATTCATGGTGTCTCTTCTATGctatgtttatttaaaagccTTATGAAAAAGTAGTCTTTATAAATAGTATAAAGAGGGAAACTGCAAGGCTTCGAAAGCCCAAAGTGTTCTCTTGTCCATATAAAAACACAGACCCTACTTTAAAGAGAAGACATCGGGTCAAATCTTATCTGTACCTAGGGTTATGTGCGCTGCTGTATATATAGGGTTTGCAAACGTCACGTTTCTAGAATAGCTTCCACGACTCAACAGTGGATAGTTGGTTTTTCTCTTAAGATGCCCACAGCTTCTGCTGccctctgccactgctgcatGAGAGGTTCCAAGCAGGTTAACGAGCAGCCGACTAGTCTCCTTCTCCTAGCTGAAGGAAATATGCATAGACGTACTCTGTAATTCTCAGTTGCAATAGCGAGATCTTAGAGGCAATGCTTTAAGGTACGGATAAAAAGTGATTCTGAACCTGACAGTGCCCCTTAGGAGGGGGAGCTCCCTTAACTCCAGCCGCGGGGATTGCTGGCATTTACTGGAGGCGCACGTCCTGGCTCAGGAGCTGTTCTGGGCCGGTTTTTGGCCCGCAGACTCTCGAGGATGGCCGTGGCAGACGGCGTGCCCAgcggctgcagccagcccagcccgctgcccaggctggggagcCCACCCCGCCAAGCCGCTCGCGGCGCCCCACGACACCTTCGCCCTCCCGCCGGGGCCGACCCCCCGCACCGCACAGGGCGCCGGAGCAGTTCCTCCTGAGCGCTGAGGTGAGCGGCAGCTTAACGGCGCCGCTCCGCCCCACCAGCCCAAGGGGAATAAACGCACCCCGGCACTTTGCTCCCCCCGACTCGGCACGCCCGGCGGGCCTCGGCGAGGAGGTGCCTGCAGCACTCCCGCGGAGCCCCAGCagcgccgggcccgggccgccTGGCAGCGTGTGGCCGGGCCGGGGCGTGAGGCGGGCCGGCGGCGCCGGGCAGGGTGCAGCGAGCGGCGGGCTCTCCCCTccgggcggcgcgggccgagCGCCCACCGCCCCAGCggccgccgggcccgggccgccgccTCAGAGGCAGACGCGGGGCCCGGGGTAGGGCTCGCCCCCGCACCAGAAGTCGGCGGCCTGCGGGGTCTCCGTCAGCCACACCTCCCGCGGCAGCGCCAGCGGCTCGGCGCCCGCCGGCGGCCCCTCCAGCAGGCGGTAGTAGTGGCAGTCCCGGCCGTGCTGGGGGTCGTAGGGCGGCGCCAGGATGTCGAGGAAGGCGGCGGGCCCGTCCACGGCGTCGATCTGGTGGAGGTTGTCGGTGTGCGGCGAGAGCAGGCACGGCGGGGAGGCCGGCGTGTAGTGCTGCCGGGAGCGGTACAGGGCGCGGTGGcagggcccggcggcggcggggggcggcggggcggcggcggcggcgggcagcgtGTCCATGCAGGCGATGCGCAGCGTGCCGTAGAGCACCTTCAGCATGCCGTTCATGCCCGGGTGGTCGTGCAGCGGGATGCAGGCGCCGCTCCGCAGCAGGAACACGCCCATGCTGAAGCTCTCCGTCTCGCAGATGTGCATGTAGCTGACCGGCGGCACCACGCCGGCCCACGGGaaccccccgcccgccgccgccgccgcggccgccgaCGGCCCCCGCGGCGCCAAGTGCAGGTCCTCGGCGCGCACCTcgtccagcagctgctgcagccggTGCAGGTTCTCCCCGAaggccggccccgccgggctGCGGAAGGTGATCCGCGCCTGCCGCGCCACCCGCTGGATCAGGGAGGCCATGTTGTCCCGGGGCATGGCGGCGCCCgacccggccccgccgcccccgccgaGGCAGGCGGTCCCGTCGCCGCTTCCGCCtccgccccctgccccgccgcgcAGGCG from Falco biarmicus isolate bFalBia1 chromosome 9, bFalBia1.pri, whole genome shotgun sequence encodes:
- the EGR2 gene encoding E3 SUMO-protein ligase EGR2, with amino-acid sequence MMTAKAVDKIPVTLGGFVHQLPEGIYPADDISAALPTSVAIFPNADLAGPFDQMSGVAGDGMINVDMGDKRALDLPYGGGFAPNAPASRNQTFTYMGKFSIDPQYPGAGCYPEGIINIVSAGILQGVSTPSSAAPAAAPAAASSASSSATAASAASAASPNPLAGALGCTMAQGQPADLEHLYSPPPPPYSGCGDLYPQDPSSAFLPAAGGGALPFPPPPSYPSPKAAAADGGLFTMIPEYGGFFPPPQCQRELHAGPDRKPFPCPLDSLRVPPPLTPLSTIRNFTMGAPPAGAAPGSAPGGGGGEGAGARLPAGAYSPHHLPLRPILRPRKYPNRPSKTPVHERPYPCPAEGCDRRFSRSDELTRHIRIHTGHKPFQCRICMRNFSRSDHLTTHIRTHTGEKPFACDFCGRKFARSDERKRHTKIHLRQKERKGAAAAAAGGCPQPGGGSGAATLAPCAARTRTP
- the ADO gene encoding 2-aminoethanethiol dioxygenase, which gives rise to MPRDNMASLIQRVARQARITFRSPAGPAFGENLHRLQQLLDEVRAEDLHLAPRGPSAAAAAAAGGGFPWAGVVPPVSYMHICETESFSMGVFLLRSGACIPLHDHPGMNGMLKVLYGTLRIACMDTLPAAAAAPPPPAAAGPCHRALYRSRQHYTPASPPCLLSPHTDNLHQIDAVDGPAAFLDILAPPYDPQHGRDCHYYRLLEGPPAGAEPLALPREVWLTETPQAADFWCGGEPYPGPRVCL